The Pontibacter korlensis sequence GAGCCGCTACCAGGCCCGCCGGTGCGAGAGTTGCCCCTTAAGAGGGCAGTGCTTCAGGGGCAAGGGCAACAGAGTCATCGAGGTCAACCACCGGCTCCAGCGCCTGAAGGCAAAGGCCCGGGAGCTACTGTTGAGCGAGGAGGGGGTGCGCCACCGCAAGCAAAGGGCCATTGAGCCCGAGGCCGTGTTTGGGCAGGTCAAGAGCAACAACCGCTTCACCCGCTTTAGGTTGCGCACGCTGGCCAAAGCCGAGGTGGACTTTGGCCTGGCCGCTGTGGCCCATAACCTGCGCAAAGTAGCCCGAAAGGGAGTAAAAGCCTTCGAAGAGGCGCTGGAAAGGGCCGCCTCCGGCCTCTCTGGCGCGCTGAAACAGCCGACCGCGGCTCATGCTTGCTTGCTGGACCACTTTTCCGCCTTTTTCAGCCCGAGACGAGCCGTTCTCTACATGGCCGCCTGAAAAACAACAGCAGCCAGATAAACGCAAAGAGGGTGCCCTTTCAGGACACCCCCTTTTATGATTAGGCATTTGCTTTAACTCTTGGTGCTTTAGCAGCTTTCACCTTCACAGGCTTCAGCTTAATAATGCTTAGCTTATCCAGCGTCCAGATAACTGGCCAGGTTGGGTCTACTTCCCACCACTTAACACCGAAGTTAACACGGTTTGGTAGCTTGTGGTGGTTATTCTGGAACAGTTCTCCGCCTGTCAGAAAGTCAAAGAAAAGAGAGTTTCTTGACTTATCATTGTTGTCGAAGTTCTGATAGCCATATTTGTGGCCGCTCCAGTTTACAATAGCACCGTGTACTGGTCCCATCAGGAAGTGGATCGGCAGCAACAGGAACATCCACCACTGGGTGGCAAAAGCGATGTAAAACAGCACGTAAGCCACACCCCAGCCAATGCGGGAGAAATATGAATCACCGACTCTTTCCAGTGCAGGCCATACAGGGTAGTCCCCTTCGAAACGGCGCTCCGGCTCTATACGGTTATTAAGTACATTGTTATAGATTTCTTTGGTCTTCCACATCATCGTGAAAGCATTATTAGAAAAGTGCGGCGAGTGCGGGTCACGCTCTGTATCAGAGAATGCGTGGTGCATGCGGTGCAAAATTGCGTATGCGCGTGGCGATAGGAAAGAGGAGCCTTGTGCAATGTATGTTAGCAGGTAAAATGCTTTTTCCCAGAACGGGTTCATAGTGAACATTTTGTGGGCTGCATAGCGGTGCAAGTAGAACGTCTGTACAAACAGCGACAGGTACCAGTGCACCACGAAAAAGATTAGAATGGCCATCAATGTATCGGATAAAGTATGATTTGGATTAGTTGTGCGGCAGTGTGATTGCTATAACCATGCCACGCATATTGCAAAGCTACAACACGAATTCAAAAGTAAAATAGTATACCACATGTAAAAGTTCAGAAAATGATAAAAATCACTTTCCGGAGTTACTGGTTTCTACCTACTTCAGCTGCCTGAAAAGTGCCCAAACCGGAGTATCCGGAGGGGGAGCACTTACCGTAACTGGTGTCTTAAGGGTAGGGTGGCTAAACTGTAGGCGGCGGGCATGTAGGGCTATACTTTTATCGGGTAAGGGTTGTGCTGCACCGTACTTTAAGTCACCGAGGATAGGGCAGCGCATAGAAGAGAGTTGTACCCGGATCTGGTGGGGCCTGCCTGTGATAGGGTTGACTTCTAAAAGATATTTACCCTGCTGAGTGCTCAGTAATTTATAGTTTAACTCTGATCTTGCCCCAGCCTGGTTTTCTTTGGCAAAGGCTTTGGTAATGTTGCGGGAGCTGTCTTTTACCAGCCAGTGTACCAGGTTTCCCTGTTCCTGCTTCGGACGGTTTTGTACCACCGCCCAATAAGTTTTTTCTGTTTTCTTGCTGCGGAACAGCTCGTTCAGGCGGGTTAAAGCCTTAGATGTTTTAGCCAGCAGCACTACACCGCTAACTGGCCTATCGAGGCGATGCACGACACCCACAAATACATTGCCGGGCTTATTATACTTCTGCCTGATGTACTCCTTAGCCAGGTCAGCCAGCGTTATATCCCCGGTTTCATCGCCATGCACCAACAGACCTGCCGGTTTGTTTACCACCAGCACATGGTTATCCTCAAAAAGCACGTCTAAGGCCATAGGCTTTAGTTAAAAGTTAAGAGTTATGAGTTAAAAGTTAATTTGTTATAAACAGGAGCCCCATAAAAAGAGCTGCATCTTTCAATAAGCGTACGCGAGCGCTATGCATAAGCACACTGGCTCACTTTTAACTTTTAACTCATAACTCTAAACTCAGATTAGTATGCTTCCTGTTCGTTTGGAAAATCTTTATTCTTGACGTCGTGCACGTAGTTCTGAACAGCCTCTGTCATAACGCTGTGCAGATCGGCATAGCGGCGCAGAAAGCGTGGCTTAAACTCTTTGTTGATACCCAGCATGTCGTGCACTACCAGTACCTGGCCATCTACATGTGGGCCAGCGCCTATGCCAATAATCGGTATAGTTAGTTTTTCGGCTACACGCCTTGCAAGCTCAGATGGTATCTTCTCCAGTACAATAGAAAAACAGCCTAGCTCCTGCAGCAGCAGTGCGTCATCGATCAGTTTCTGAGCCTCGGCTTCTTCCTTAGCGCGTACAGAGTAGGTGCCAAATTTATAGATGGACTGAGGTGTAAGGCCCAAATGACCCATTACAGGTACACCTGCGCTAAGTATGCGTGTAATAGATTCCTTTATCTCAGCGCCACCCTCCAGCTTGATGCCATGCGCGCCAGATTCTTTCATGATGCGTATAGTGGAGCGCAGGGCCTCTGAGGAATTACCTTGATAAGAGCCAAATGGGAGGTCTACCACCACAAAGGCCCTTTTTACACCTCTCACTACAGAAGAGGCGTGGTAGATCATCTGGTCCAGCGTAATTGGTAGCGTTGTTTCATGGCCAGCCATCACATTAGAGGCTGAGTCCCCAACAAGCAGCACATCTACTCCTGCGGCATCCAGTATAGTTGCCATAGAGTAATCGTAAGCTGTAAGCATGGATATTTTCTCGCCACGCTCCTTCATGTTCTGAAGTTGGTGCGTGGTGATTCGCTTTATATCATTTTTATGTACAGACATAGCTAGCAATGGTTTTGGTTGTAAAGCTATAAAATCTAAAAACAAAAACAGCCACATTTTGATGTGGCTGTTTGCTCTCAATAAGTATAACCAGTGTTGCTTCGCTTGGTAAGTTTCAGGTCCTGCAGCAGTGCTGAACGTGCGTTAATAGTGAGGTTGTAACCTCGTAACTGTCCAAATGGTACCCAGCCAATGCTCATGTCCCAGCAGTGCAAGTCGCGGTAGATCTGCAAGTTTGCATAGGAGATGTTCTGGTTTGAAATGTCATAGGTAGCATTGTAAGTTACCTTCCACTTGTCTGTGATGTTAAGTGAACCGTCTAAGCCTACTGTCTGGATAAGGTTATTTTGACCATTCAGGCCAAAGGTCCGGTTGTAGTTCATAGAGTAGTTCAGGTTCAGCGTCCACGGAATTTTAAAGTCCACGTACTGCGGCAGCAGTGGGTCAAAAGGTTCCCGCTCCAGCGACGGCAGGTTGTCAGGCGTGGTTGTCTCCGTTCTGAAGGCTTCCGGGTTCAGGCTGGCAGTCAGGTTCAGACCTGCGTTCGTTATTCTGCCGAGCTTTAGTTTTGTGATGTCAAAGTAGTACTCATCTATCGTTGTTCCATTGATGTCTCTCTCGTAAGGATCCACTGTGGAATTGAAGTTCATGTTAATAAACTTGAAGAGCTTTGTGTTCAGGGATATTCTAAATACGGAGAGCCTTAAAGAGTCGCGGGCAAAATCGTAGCCGGAAGAAATACGGAGGTTATCGATGATGCTGATCTTCTCCGATTTAGCCCCAGCTGTATCGCTTTTGGCCTTTACCTTCATCTCAATGCTGTTATCAATACTGAAGTTAAGCGCTGAACTGAGACCTGTTGCTGGTGCACCTGTTCTAAAACGGGCCAGGTCTTGGTAAAGAGCACGGTTTGTAGTAGGATC is a genomic window containing:
- the panB gene encoding 3-methyl-2-oxobutanoate hydroxymethyltransferase; the protein is MSVHKNDIKRITTHQLQNMKERGEKISMLTAYDYSMATILDAAGVDVLLVGDSASNVMAGHETTLPITLDQMIYHASSVVRGVKRAFVVVDLPFGSYQGNSSEALRSTIRIMKESGAHGIKLEGGAEIKESITRILSAGVPVMGHLGLTPQSIYKFGTYSVRAKEEAEAQKLIDDALLLQELGCFSIVLEKIPSELARRVAEKLTIPIIGIGAGPHVDGQVLVVHDMLGINKEFKPRFLRRYADLHSVMTEAVQNYVHDVKNKDFPNEQEAY
- a CDS encoding acyl-CoA desaturase produces the protein MAILIFFVVHWYLSLFVQTFYLHRYAAHKMFTMNPFWEKAFYLLTYIAQGSSFLSPRAYAILHRMHHAFSDTERDPHSPHFSNNAFTMMWKTKEIYNNVLNNRIEPERRFEGDYPVWPALERVGDSYFSRIGWGVAYVLFYIAFATQWWMFLLLPIHFLMGPVHGAIVNWSGHKYGYQNFDNNDKSRNSLFFDFLTGGELFQNNHHKLPNRVNFGVKWWEVDPTWPVIWTLDKLSIIKLKPVKVKAAKAPRVKANA
- a CDS encoding RluA family pseudouridine synthase, coding for MALDVLFEDNHVLVVNKPAGLLVHGDETGDITLADLAKEYIRQKYNKPGNVFVGVVHRLDRPVSGVVLLAKTSKALTRLNELFRSKKTEKTYWAVVQNRPKQEQGNLVHWLVKDSSRNITKAFAKENQAGARSELNYKLLSTQQGKYLLEVNPITGRPHQIRVQLSSMRCPILGDLKYGAAQPLPDKSIALHARRLQFSHPTLKTPVTVSAPPPDTPVWALFRQLK